One genomic region from Sciurus carolinensis chromosome 2, mSciCar1.2, whole genome shotgun sequence encodes:
- the LOC124977503 gene encoding cholesterol side-chain cleavage enzyme, mitochondrial isoform X1 encodes MLAKGLPQRSVLVKGCQPFLSAAREGLGHPRVPTGRTAGVSTRSPRPFSEIPSPGDNGWLNLYHFWRENGPGKIHYHHVQNFQKYGPIYREKLGNLESVYIIDPEDAALIFNSEGPTPERFHVPPWVAYHEYYKRPTGVLLKDSEDWKKNRVVLNQEMMTPEALKNFVPMMDVVSQDFIRVLNRRVKQQKSGNFSGDLSDDLFRFAFETISNVIFGERLGMLEEIVDPEAQKFINAIYQVFCTSVPMLSLPPDLFRLFRTKTWKDHAAAWDVVFNKAERYTQNFYWDLRQKRDLSDRYRGILYSLLESNKLSFQDIQANITELLAGGVDTTSMTLQWHMYEMARTPKVQEMLRAEVLAARRQAQGDMATMLQLVPLLKASIKETLRLHPISVTVQRYITCDVVVHGYVIPAKTLVQVANYAMGQEPRFFSNPDNFDPNRWLSKDKNITYFRYLSFGWGIRQCLGRRVAELEMTILLIHVLENFKIEIQHLSDVGTKFNLILVPEKPILFTLLPFKQDPALA; translated from the exons ATGCTGGCCAAGGGACTTCCCCAGCGTTCCGTCTTGGTCAAAGGGTGCCAGCCTTTCTTGAGTGCTGCCAGGGAGGGCCTGGGGCATCCCAGAGTACCCACTGGAAGAACAGCTGGTGTCTCCACCCGCAGTCCTCGCCCCTTCAGTGAGATCCCTTCCCCTGGTGACAATGGCTGGCTAAACCTGTACCATTTCTGGAGAGAAAATGGTCCTGGCAAAATCCACTATCACCATGTCCAGAATTTCCAGAAGTATGGCCCCATTTACAG ggAGAAGCTTGGCAACCTGGAGTCAGTTTATATCATAGACCCTGAAGATGCGGCCCTGATCTTTAATTCCGAAGGTCCCACCCCAGAACGATTCCACGTCCCGCCTTGGGTTGCCTATCACGAGTATTACAAGAGACCCACGGGAGTCCTTCTGAA GGACTCAGAAGACTGGAAGAAAAACCGAGTGGTCCTGAACCAGGAGATGATGACTCCGGAGGCCCTCAAGAACTTTGTGCCCATGATGGATGTGGTGTCTCAAGACTTCATTCGTGTCCTGAACAGGCGTGTCAAGCAACAGAAGTCTGGAAATTTCTCAGGAGACCTCAGTGATGACCTGTTCCGCTTTGCCTTTGAGA CCATCAGCAATGTCATATTTGGGGAGCGCCTGGGGATGCTGGAGGAGATTGTGGACCCTGAGGCCCAGAAGTTCATCAATGCCATCTATCAGGTGTTCTGCACCAGTGTACCCATGCTCAGCCTGCCCCCAGATCTGTTTCGTCTCTTCAGAACCAAGACCTGGAAGGACCATGCGGCTGCGTGGGACGTTGTTTTCAATAAAG CTGAAAGATACACCCAGAACTTCTACTGGGACTTGAGACAGAAAAGAGACCTCAGTGACAGGTACCGTGGCATCCTGTACAGTCTCCTGGAAAGTAACAAGCTATCCTTCCAGGACATCCAGGCCAACATTACTGAGCTATTGGCAGGAGGTGTGGACACG ACATCCATGACCCTGCAGTGGCACATGTACGAGATGGCCCGTACCCCGAAGGTGCAGGAGATGCTGAGGGCAGAGGTTCTGGCTGCCCGGCGCCAGGCCCAGGGAGACATGGCCACAATGTTGCAGTTGGTCCCACTCCTCAAAGCCAGCATCAAGGAGACGCTAAG ACTCCACCCCATCTCTGTGACTGTGCAGAGATATATCACCTGCGACGTGGTTGTTCATGGTTACGTGATTCCTGCCAAG ACACTGGTGCAAGTGGCCAACTATGCCATGGGCCAAGAACCCAGGTTCTTCTCCAACCCTGACAATTTTGACCCAAACCGATGGCTGAGCAAAGACAAGAACATCACCTACTTCCGGTACCTGAGCTTTGGCTGGGGTATTCGGCAGTGTTTGGGCCGCCGGGTTGCAGAGCTGGAGATGACCATATTACTCATCCAC GTGCTGGAGAACTTCAAAATTGAAATCCAACATCTCAGCGATGTGGGTACCAAGTTCAACCTCATCTTGGTGCCTGAGAAGCCCATCTTATTCACCTTATTGCCCTTCAAACAGGACCCAGCCCTGGCATGA
- the LOC124977503 gene encoding cholesterol side-chain cleavage enzyme, mitochondrial isoform X2 produces MMTPEALKNFVPMMDVVSQDFIRVLNRRVKQQKSGNFSGDLSDDLFRFAFETISNVIFGERLGMLEEIVDPEAQKFINAIYQVFCTSVPMLSLPPDLFRLFRTKTWKDHAAAWDVVFNKAERYTQNFYWDLRQKRDLSDRYRGILYSLLESNKLSFQDIQANITELLAGGVDTTSMTLQWHMYEMARTPKVQEMLRAEVLAARRQAQGDMATMLQLVPLLKASIKETLRLHPISVTVQRYITCDVVVHGYVIPAKTLVQVANYAMGQEPRFFSNPDNFDPNRWLSKDKNITYFRYLSFGWGIRQCLGRRVAELEMTILLIHVLENFKIEIQHLSDVGTKFNLILVPEKPILFTLLPFKQDPALA; encoded by the exons ATGATGACTCCGGAGGCCCTCAAGAACTTTGTGCCCATGATGGATGTGGTGTCTCAAGACTTCATTCGTGTCCTGAACAGGCGTGTCAAGCAACAGAAGTCTGGAAATTTCTCAGGAGACCTCAGTGATGACCTGTTCCGCTTTGCCTTTGAGA CCATCAGCAATGTCATATTTGGGGAGCGCCTGGGGATGCTGGAGGAGATTGTGGACCCTGAGGCCCAGAAGTTCATCAATGCCATCTATCAGGTGTTCTGCACCAGTGTACCCATGCTCAGCCTGCCCCCAGATCTGTTTCGTCTCTTCAGAACCAAGACCTGGAAGGACCATGCGGCTGCGTGGGACGTTGTTTTCAATAAAG CTGAAAGATACACCCAGAACTTCTACTGGGACTTGAGACAGAAAAGAGACCTCAGTGACAGGTACCGTGGCATCCTGTACAGTCTCCTGGAAAGTAACAAGCTATCCTTCCAGGACATCCAGGCCAACATTACTGAGCTATTGGCAGGAGGTGTGGACACG ACATCCATGACCCTGCAGTGGCACATGTACGAGATGGCCCGTACCCCGAAGGTGCAGGAGATGCTGAGGGCAGAGGTTCTGGCTGCCCGGCGCCAGGCCCAGGGAGACATGGCCACAATGTTGCAGTTGGTCCCACTCCTCAAAGCCAGCATCAAGGAGACGCTAAG ACTCCACCCCATCTCTGTGACTGTGCAGAGATATATCACCTGCGACGTGGTTGTTCATGGTTACGTGATTCCTGCCAAG ACACTGGTGCAAGTGGCCAACTATGCCATGGGCCAAGAACCCAGGTTCTTCTCCAACCCTGACAATTTTGACCCAAACCGATGGCTGAGCAAAGACAAGAACATCACCTACTTCCGGTACCTGAGCTTTGGCTGGGGTATTCGGCAGTGTTTGGGCCGCCGGGTTGCAGAGCTGGAGATGACCATATTACTCATCCAC GTGCTGGAGAACTTCAAAATTGAAATCCAACATCTCAGCGATGTGGGTACCAAGTTCAACCTCATCTTGGTGCCTGAGAAGCCCATCTTATTCACCTTATTGCCCTTCAAACAGGACCCAGCCCTGGCATGA